A stretch of DNA from Acidimicrobiia bacterium:
TCCAATGGATGGGATGTTTTGGTCGTCGACAATCTTTCAACAGGTAAAGAATCCAATCTTGAATCAGCCCTGGCGTCAGGTAGGTGCAGGCTGGAAAGAGCCGATATTTTGGATTTGGATTTACACCGCCTGATGACAGATTTCGGCTGCGAGGTCGTGTTTCATCTTGCAGCCCAGGCCGATGTTCGGGTGTCGGTAAGAGATCCCCTAGCTGATGCGAGAACCAATATTCTAGGCACGATCGCTTGTCTGGATGCAGCTACCAAGGCAGGTTGCAGGCGGTTCGTCTTTGCCTCTTCGGGGGGGACGATTTATGGGGAGCCCGAGGAAATTCCGGTAACAGAGAGCCATCCCCAAGTTCCACTGAGTCCATACGGTATCGCAAAGAAGGCTGGCCACGACTACCTCTACTATTATTCCAAAGTTCAAAAGCTGTCCGGTGTTAGCTTGGCGCTCGCTAACGTGTACGGACCCAGACAGGATCCTTTCGGAGAAGCTGGAGTAGTCGCAATACTGGGCGGAGTCATGCTCGCCGATGAACAAGCGACGCTTTATGGAGATGGAACCCAAACTCGAGACTTCGTCTACGTAGACGATGTCGTAGATGCTTTCATCCTAGCTATCGACCACGGCGAGGCAGAAGTTTTAAACATCGGAACGGGAAAGCAAACCAGGATACTGGATCTTTTCGCTGAGATTGCTCGTCTAACGGACTATGACAAGGAGCCCTATTTTGCACCGAAGCGTACAGGAGAGCTCATGCACATCGCCCTCGATCCTTCCAGGGCAAAAGAGGTACTCGGTTGGGCTCCTGCTACCTCTTTAACGGCGGGTCTCGCCAAGACTATCGAATGGTTGCGGAGTCGTTAATCACCTGCTGTGGTTTCCAACAACTCTCGGTAAAGGTCAAAATACCGGCGCGCTGCTTTCGAAGCCGTGAACTCCGCTTCAAATCGCTGTTTTCCTGCCTTACCAAGGCGCTCGCGTAGCTCTTTGGACCTGGTTAGGCGCTCCATCGCTTTTTGGAGCGCGTCGACATCCCGCGGGGGAACCAGAAGGCCGGTCTCCCCGTCAATTACCTGTTCGGGAATGCCTGATATCGCCGAAGCAATGACAGGC
This window harbors:
- a CDS encoding UDP-glucose 4-epimerase, producing the protein MKAVVTGGAGFIGSNLVDRLVSNGWDVLVVDNLSTGKESNLESALASGRCRLERADILDLDLHRLMTDFGCEVVFHLAAQADVRVSVRDPLADARTNILGTIACLDAATKAGCRRFVFASSGGTIYGEPEEIPVTESHPQVPLSPYGIAKKAGHDYLYYYSKVQKLSGVSLALANVYGPRQDPFGEAGVVAILGGVMLADEQATLYGDGTQTRDFVYVDDVVDAFILAIDHGEAEVLNIGTGKQTRILDLFAEIARLTDYDKEPYFAPKRTGELMHIALDPSRAKEVLGWAPATSLTAGLAKTIEWLRSR